GATGAAGGGGCGCCGCACCGAGATCAACTATCTCAACGGCTACGTCTCGGAGCAGGGCAGGCAGGTCGGCGTCAAGACGCCCTTCAACGACAAGATCGTCGAGCTGGTCAACGCCCCCGGCGTCGGCCTCCTCAAGCCCGACCCGAAGAACCTCGACCCCCTCTGGGCACT
This genomic window from Candidatus Rokuibacteriota bacterium contains:
- a CDS encoding ketopantoate reductase C-terminal domain-containing protein, which translates into the protein MKGRRTEINYLNGYVSEQGRQVGVKTPFNDKIVELVNAPGVGLLKPDPKNLDPLWALVPH